GAGGTCGTTAGTATGAAAATGACAAAACTTAGATGGTGGATCATCGCGCTGGTTTGCCTTGGCACCATCGTGAATTACCTGTCGCGCAGTTCCCTGAGCGTTGCCGCTCCGGCGCTAATGCAGGAGCTTAACTTTGACGAAAAAGCCTATTCATGGGTAGTCAGTGCGTTCCAGCTTTGTTACACCGTGGCGCAGCCTATTGCGGGTTACTTGCTGGACGTTGTCGGCCTGAAGATAGGCTTTTTTGTCTTCGCTCTGCTCTGGTCGCTGATTAATATGGCCCACGCCCTGGCCGGTGGCTGGATAAGCCTTGCCTTCCTGCGCGGCATGATGGGGCTGACCGAAGCTTCGGCAATCCCGGCCGGGATCAAAGCCAGCGCCGAATGGTTCCCAACCCGCGAGCGCGGTATCGCAGGCGGCCTGTTTAATATCGGTACTTCCATTGGTGCAATGCTGGCTCCGCCGCTGGTGGTATGGGCGATGCTGACTTTTGAATCGAGCGGTATCGGCACCGAAATGGCGTTTGTGATAACCGGCGGCATTGGCGTGCTGTTCTCTATCACCTGGCTGCTTATCTATAACTCACCGGGCAAACATCCGTGGCTGACCGCGAAAGAGCTGAAGTACATCGAAGACGGTCAGGAGAGTTTCCTGCAAAGCGACCATAAAAAACCGGCGGTAGGCCAGATTCTTCGCCAGCGTAATTTCTGGGGCCTGGCGTTACCTCGCTTTCTGGCTGACCCGGCCTGGGGGACACTCAGCTTCTGGATGCCACTGTATCTGATAAACGTGATGCACCTGCCGCTAAAAGAAATTGCCATGTTTGCATGGCTACCGTTCCTGGCCGCCGATTTCGGCTGCGTAGCCGGTGGTTTTTTAGCGAATCTGTTTATAGATAAGTTCCAGATGTCGACCATCAACGCCCGCCGTACCAGTTTCAGCGTGGGCGCGATACTGATGATTTCTATTGGTTTTGTAAGCATCACCAGCAATCCTTACGTAGCAATAGCACTGATGAGCGTTGGCGGTTTTGCCCACCAGATGCTTTCTACGGTGGTGATTACCATGTCCGCCGACCTGTTTAAAAAGAACGAAGTAGCCACGGTGGCTGGCCTTGCTGGTTCAGCGGCGTGGCTGGGGCAACTGACGTTTAACCTGTTTATGGGCGCTTTGGTGGCGGTGATTGGTTATGGGCCATTTTTCATCGCGCTGAGTCTGTTCGATGTTATCGGGGCAATTTTGCTGTGGATGATGATTCGGGATCCGGCGTTGAATAATGAGTCGCGCCACGAGCGGCAGGTGCCAGCGATGGAGGTGTGAGTGGGGTATTGCCTGATGAGGCGTGGGGATAGTTGTAAGCCTGGTAACTGATGTGAATAAGCTTACGTTACATTCGCTTTAGGTTTGCAGAATATAATTTCCGTATCGCCGTTTAATGGATAAAGGGGCTGTGCTAACAGCCCCTTTTCGATCCCGGCTGTTGAGTTTAGTTGTCGGTAGGCAACCGCCTGTCTGGTATATGGCAAGGTTCCGTTCACTTGCGTTTCACAGAATATAATCCGCATATCACACGTGAACGGGTAAAGGGGCTGTGCCGACAGCCCCTTTACAATCCCGGCGGCCCCCTGTTCGTCCCGGTGCTTCGCACTGCGCTCACCTGCGTTCCGCGCTGACTGCGGCGTCGCGACTCGACATCCCTGTCTCTACGCGTTTCAGTCCGCCATCCCTGGCGGCCTGGCCTTGTCAGTCGGACTTCGGTTCACCGGTTTCCATGCGGGAACGGGCCTGCGCTGATATGCAGGTAACGAACAGCAGCGATATTGCCGCTATAAAAAACATAAACTGAAGCGGCATTCCCCCGGCTGAAAATCGCCGACGCGTTTGCGGCTGACCGGGAGCGGCCACACGGACGTGGCCGCAGGGCGGGAGCTGCTGGGAGGCAGCATACCACCCGTGCCCGAGCAGGCAGCCGCAAGAAGCAGAGGGTACCACGAAAGTGGCGATTTTTTTGCCGGTCGCCCGGGAGTGCAGAGGGCGGCGGCGACAGAGCCGCCCTTTGCGCGCTCTGGGTGCCATGGGCGGCATGGACATTGCGCACATAAAAGAGCGCAACCAATACCGGAGTTAATACAG
This genomic interval from Salmonella enterica subsp. enterica serovar Choleraesuis contains the following:
- a CDS encoding hexuronate transporter ExuT, whose protein sequence is MKMTKLRWWIIALVCLGTIVNYLSRSSLSVAAPALMQELNFDEKAYSWVVSAFQLCYTVAQPIAGYLLDVVGLKIGFFVFALLWSLINMAHALAGGWISLAFLRGMMGLTEASAIPAGIKASAEWFPTRERGIAGGLFNIGTSIGAMLAPPLVVWAMLTFESSGIGTEMAFVITGGIGVLFSITWLLIYNSPGKHPWLTAKELKYIEDGQESFLQSDHKKPAVGQILRQRNFWGLALPRFLADPAWGTLSFWMPLYLINVMHLPLKEIAMFAWLPFLAADFGCVAGGFLANLFIDKFQMSTINARRTSFSVGAILMISIGFVSITSNPYVAIALMSVGGFAHQMLSTVVITMSADLFKKNEVATVAGLAGSAAWLGQLTFNLFMGALVAVIGYGPFFIALSLFDVIGAILLWMMIRDPALNNESRHERQVPAMEV